The Populus alba chromosome 13, ASM523922v2, whole genome shotgun sequence genome contains the following window.
AAATGAGTGGCATTTTCATACTTTTAACAAAACATTCATTATAGTCctcttatttttcaaattataaatattagatccctctattttttttttaattttcaagcaaAATCACTTTTGATCTAaaactttattcttttttttttttttttttctaatttgagaGATGAGAAACAAAGAGTTATCGTATTAAATGGAAAGGAGAAAAAGTCCTTGatttacaataattttatctattaaaaagattaattttggtATCAACATATTCCATTcgattaaaaaaacttgatagtTGAACCTcattattgatttaataaactttttacctcgtttaattttatgtttttagactgttttttgagttttttagcttgatatattgtttttctcttaatgTTCTAAGTGTgtttaatttcaaattcttaccttatttttttaaaagaaaagggataagatgttttgggaagaaaaaagaaaaaagaagagagttgGGAACCAAAAATCGACTGTTGTTACATAATGGAGGGACGAAATCAAGATTTTCTTCAcccttgaaattttgaaaatcttCACTTTGAcccttggatttttatttttattttttcatatttgttaaGTATTTTGCACTCCccaaaatctctttttttcccctcattcATCCTTCTAACTTTacttgttttgaaattaatcttaatgattttttaatcttgacGCATCCTCTTGTGAATTCCTACTTCCGTCCTTGCCATGATGTAATGTCCATTACCGCTATCACGAGTCAAAATGTTCCGTCGTGTTATGAAACGGCCATTATTGCCGATACATTAACTTGATTAGAAACAGAGTGGCAGAAACAATCTTCAAAGCACAAGTTCTGCGACAAATTGTTCCAGATTTTTTGAAGAGGATCCACCTTCGGACAAGCTCATCTGAGCCAACCTCTTAATCTTGAGTGCATTTTCTCTTATACCACCATTGATGAGCAATTCATCCACTTTGCTTTTGATTTCATGCCTCGTAAAGATCCCATCTTCATCTGGCTTCAACTCCAAACCAACCTTCCAGCGATCACAGATGCAAGTCCTGACATAGAATTGATCTCCCATGTGAGGCCAGCAAAGCAGGGGAAACCCCATGCTTATGCCCTCTACGGTTGAGTTCCAACCACAGTGAGTTAAGAAGCATCCAACAGAAGGGTGAGCCAACACTTTTTCTTGAGGTGCCCACTGAACTATCTTTCCAAGCTGATGATCATCTGCTCCTCTATTTCGGAGACCACCACTAGCACTAGCAACCCCATGGCTCATGTCCGGCCGCACCACCCAAGAAATGGTCTGCTAATTCATCAAATTGATGAGAATTAAATGTCCCTGTGCTGCCAAAAGAGACATAAACAACCGATCCTGGTGGTTGTCTGTCGAGCCAGGTTAAACAAGTAAGGTCCTCTGAAAACATATTTCAACTAGGCCGATCGTTCGCAAGTAGTGGACCAATCGATAGTGTGGTTGGGAGTAAACCATCAGCTGAAGGATCAAGGTCGCGATACCAgttaaccatctaggtggtggcctaGTGGCGAAAGCTTGGggccaagaggtttgctccctttgtggtctcaggttcaaaccctaggttgctcatatgatggccactggagacttacatggtcgttaacttcagggcccgtgggattagtcgaggtgcgcgcaagctggcccggacacccacgttaatcaaaaaaaaaaaaaaaaaaaaaggtcacgaTACCAGTTGCACAGAACCCAGTTGGATGTTCTCAGAAAAGGCTCACCGGACCGCACTAATTCAAACCCAACCTTTTGCAACTCTTTGTTTCCCGGGACATTCCACACATAATCATCACTGCTCAGAGCTGGCAGATATGGTGACAACATaaccttttccttcttttttggaGTTCCTAGACATGGTTAAACCAATGAAAAATCTCCTAGTTAGAACAGCTACGCTGTTGCATAAATATGTTGAAATTTCATAAAGTTGGGCTCTATTATATAACTAGTTGATCGATCAATGGATATCCAAAAGCAAAATTAGCAGCACAGGACGCAATCCCTGCTTTAAAGAAGTCATAGTTCAAGAATTAGTTGCTTACCTTCAGCATCGATGATGCCAGCCTCAATAAGATGTGGTATTTGCAACACCATGGATACAATTCCTGGTGCTGATGAAAGAAATATAGCCCCTTTTAGCCCCATCTTATTTGCAATCTCCAGTGCCCATGCCACGACCAAATCAGCAATTACACAAGTGATCTTTTCATCCTTCTCAGACTCAGGTTGATTAGCCTTCTTGATGAATTCCTCCACATGATAGGGCATGACCTTTGCAATTCTCTCCAAGAACTTCACAGCATCTCTTCTCTCATGTAATTCTGTACTTTTCAGTCcatcaggaaaaaaaactgTCTTCACCCCCTCCTGATAAGGTCCACCCTGGATCTTTGGCAATGCATCCTTATTTCTTGATTGCTCACTGACAAGTTGATCAAATGTACATTCTGCTGTAAGAAAAGTGACTTTGACTCCAAGATCAGCAAGGCGGTATGCCAACTTCATCGTCGGGGCAACATGCCCTTGTGCAGGTAATGTAAGAATGAGTACATGAGCATTAATGGCTGTGCCAGAAACTTTAGAAAGACTGCAATCCATGAGCACTGTATCTCAGATTCTTACAAGCAAGTGAAATTAATCCTGCTATTGCTTCTTGCATGATGTGGTGCAGGTCtcttatcttttaattatatcgAAAAACTTCTTGTTGAATCCCTCAATGGATCTGGCCAAGCCATTAGAGTCCAAAACATCTTGTAGCCAGGTCACCTTCatgccagttttttttttttttttttttaaccaaaacgtTCTATCAAATGATGCCATGGACAATGCATGTATTAACATTTACTTGATATATTAACAATAGAATTGTTTTATTAAGTAAGTTTCATG
Protein-coding sequences here:
- the LOC118060838 gene encoding UDP-glycosyltransferase 83A1, with product MDCSLSKVSGTAINAHVLILTLPAQGHVAPTMKLAYRLADLGVKVTFLTAECTFDQLVSEQSRNKDALPKIQGGPYQEGVKTVFFPDGLKSTELHERRDAVKFLERIAKVMPYHVEEFIKKANQPESEKDEKITCVIADLVVAWALEIANKMGLKGAIFLSSAPGIVSMVLQIPHLIEAGIIDAEGTPKKKEKVMLSPYLPALSSDDYVWNVPGNKELQKVGFELVRSGEPFLRTSNWVLCNWYRDLFFFFFF